One genomic window of Capsicum annuum cultivar UCD-10X-F1 unplaced genomic scaffold, UCD10Xv1.1 ctg4064, whole genome shotgun sequence includes the following:
- the LOC107876883 gene encoding putative uncharacterized protein DDB_G0271982, with protein MDDFEFDFDQLDQLLNFLSPPTLQEQNSSISLQTQSCNDIDSHQKNKSITTTITTTTIFDDDQLLNFLSSPPPSPRPPLTSTLQKEDDSSISLQTQSLNDLDSHRKNEPIITTTATTIFDDDQLLNFLSPLPPSAPPPLTSTLQRKDDSSVSFQTQSSNDLDSHQKDEPISTTTTIVDDYQVQDPMKEKEVEGKKKKKKKNVLRRDVERQRRRDMAKLYQRLRLLIPSKYLMGKRAISDHLEEIVDYVKDLRRDIEDLERKREGLKEKKNIIAPSSSSYSMKLSDDEDRIVVKYSCNEVEISVKGGISLSKVVKVVMKEGLIVNSCVSSTVDQSLLHIIQSKVNIGGDIDLAMLRSKLLTLSSP; from the exons ATGGATGATTTCGAATTTGATTTTGATCAATTAGATCAACTATTAAACTTTCTTTCTCCTCCTACTCTTCAAGAGCaaaattcatcaatttcattACAAACACAAAGTTGTAATGATATTGATAGTCATCAAAAGAATAAATCAAttaccaccaccatcaccaccactactATATTCGATGATGATCAATTATTGAACTTtctttcttctcctcctccttctcctcgtCCTCCTCTGACTAGTACTCTTCAAAAGGAAGATGATTCATCAATATCATTACAAACACAAAGCTTGAATGATCTTGATAGTCATCGAAAAAATGAACCAATTATCACCACCACCGCCACTACTATATTCGATGATGATCAGTTATTGaactttctttctcctcttccgCCTTCTGCTCCCCCTCCTCTGACTAGTACTCTTCAAAGGAAAGATGATTCATCAGTATCATTTCAAACTCAAAGCTCAAATGATCTTGATAGTCATCAAAAGGATGAACCAATTAGCACCACCACTACTATTGTCGATGATTATCAAGTTCAAGATCCCATGAAAGAGAAAGAGGtggaaggaaaaaagaagaagaaaaagaagaatgtcTTACGAAGAGATGTTGAAAGGCAAAGAAGGCGCGATATGGCTAAGCTTTATCAGCGTTTGCGCCTTCTTATTCCTTCCAAATATCTCATG GGAAAGAGAGCTATATCTGACCATCTAGAAGAGATTGTGGATTATGTAAAAGACTTGAGGAGAGACATAGAGGACttggaaagaaaaagagaaggtttgaaagaaaagaaaaatattattgcaccatcttcttcttcttattctatgAAATTAAGTGATGATGAGGATAGAATAGTAGTGAAATATTCATGCAATGAAGTGGAAATTTCAGTAAAAGGAGGGATCTCTCTATCAAAAGTGGTTAAAGTTGTTATGAAAGAAGGGCTTATTGTTAATAGTTGTGTTTCCTCCACAGTTGATCAAAGTCTTCTTCACATTattcaatctaag GTGAATATAGGAGGGGATATTGATCTTGCAATGCTGCGATCCAAGTTGTTGACGTTATCTTCGccataa